The DNA window TTGTTTCTCTAGTAGAAGATAATAATGGCTTAGTGAAAAATATTACCATCTCAACAGTAGATCTGAGCTCTTCCACAGCTTTCATCAATGAAGAAATGGTTTGTTGAACAACATCTTGAATGGCTGATTCCAAGTCTTCTTCTGAATCAGGATCTACAAATAGTCCCGCCTGAATGAATAATTCCTCAAGTAACTTTATATCTTCGTCATTAAGTCTCTCACTCATCTAAACAAGAATAAACCATATTAGAAAGTGACAAAGAATGTTTCATCAAGAAAATGTTTTATGATCTGACTAaccttttctagaattttctcaAATGACTCATCTCTGGTACCAGAAGCATCTCCATTCTTCTTAGAACATTTCTCTTCACTAACCTTAACAAGTGGTGATGTCTTTATATGCTTTGCCCTGCAAtgaaaattacaacccaaaaagtGAAATGAAAAGATGGAGAGTGATATTAGGCCTTAATGCTTAAACTTCCTCTTTTCGCGGGTTAATATGTATAATAGCATATTTCCAGTTCATGAACCTTGCACCAAAACGAAGAGTGGACAGGCTCTCGGATGCATTTGAAGGACTTGGTGAGCAACAACAAAGCAATGCAGTGCGAGAGTTCCCACCCTGCAGATTTAATATGAAAACCAAGAGATCATCGAACTGATTTGATGACATTACTGTAAGATGAAGTTAGGAGTTAGAGAGCGAACAAGAGCATCCTGCAACATTCGAGTGAGCTTGGAATCACGATAAGGAATATGGTTTGCTTTTGCTGGTGAACCACATGTCAGAGCATTGATCACATTCCCTAACGCTGAGAGGGATTTATTGATTGTTTTAGCTTCCTCAAGAACTCTTCCTTCAGCCCCAGTTTTCTCTACTTTCTCTGACCCGGCTAGGTCCACAAGAATCAACTTCCCAGATTTCACCCTGGTCAGATTGTGAAATTTATAGATCAGTTCATTTGAAGCCTTGAACATAGTCAAGGGATAAGCTATACCTCTTTTCTGAAATTGATTCTTGGTTGAGTGTGAACATGTAAACGCAATGACTCCTGCTGCTTGCCATGTTCATTTCTGTCTACGTTTAAGTCCCAAAACAAATTCCAAAGAGAACTTTAACTAAGTAAAAGTGATAACTGTGAAATCTGTAATACAAGTTCTACTTTACCAAGATTAAGAAAGTAGTGGAAAAAATAGGAACAGAAAAATACAAAAGGGATACGGGTCTCTCCAATTGCTCTGTTAGCTATCCCACTCTAAATTTCAAGGCCGATATTAGAAACAACATCCTATGAACAAAATGGAAGATTATGTTCTAAATAGTCTTAATCTTACAGATAGGCTTTGCAATGCTTCGGCTGTGTCCGAAAGAGAGATCTGGGAACAACATCAGTGCATAAAATAGAAACTTTATTAAGGAAAGAGCCATGCAACAATATCTAAGTGAAGCAAAGTATAGTTCCAACATaaataatatgaaactctttaaTTTGCTGTAGGGGAAAGCGAATTTAGCACCTAAATCATTCAAGTTGTACACAATATTGAGTATGTTCAAAATAGAAGTACTCATGCCACTAGACCAAACCATCATTACtgagaaaataattaaatggaGTACTTGAAGAATCACTGCATTATATATGCATACATGGAATGGATGTCAATTAAAGGCAGTTTATGCTCAACggaaaacagaaaattaaaagaggTCAACAGAACAATTCTCAACAAATATGAGAGTCTGAAGTAAACAAGTTCAAAGTTAATCTCAACTAGAAAGAAAAAAGCCTAACAAAAAATAACCCAACTGATGTCAAGTATAAAGATGGAAAATGTTACTCCAGTACATATGTCAAGCCTAAAGGAAATAGTAATTTCTGTAAGAAATAGATTACCTCTGTTGCTCCGGATAACACTATTCCTTGTGTTTTGCTTTCCTTAATCTGAATATTGTCCTTTGATAAATCAAAAAGGTCCCTGGGGATAATAAATGCATGTGAAtttaacataaatactaaaacaGTTAAAAAAGCAACTCTTATAATATTTCATTAGCCTGAGCTTTCGAATATCATGGGTACAGAAAGGCCAATCAGAAACATTTACAAAGAGAATCAAAACTCTCAGTCCAACAACAAATAGAATTTAAGGTTATACATACCTAACCTTCTCCATATAGATCTCCACCTATAGACAAGAGCAGAAATTTTCATGAATCatacagcattaataataaaaaaaggaagtAATTTAGGGCCCTAAATAAATACGATAAGTTTTCATACCATTGACAACTTGACGGTGTACTTTGTTGAGTCAGCAGAAGTTTTGATACACGCAAACAATCCGTCCACCACTCTTGGAAGTATCCCTTTCTTCTTTTCATCAGATTCCAAGATGTTTGGTCCCTGATACAACGAGGTACATATCATCAATGAAAtcaatttaatgtataaaatttaactaaCGGAGCTACATTTATGCTTTCATCAGCACACCTCCATACTATATGTCTTCCCTGCCCCAGTCTGTCATCAAAAGAAGAAAGTTAATCAAAGAAATAAGACTATGCATATCCATAAGTTAATTAAAGGTGAAGACAATGTGTTGCGTTAGCAGCGTGATCTACTAGTTACTAACAATGAAT is part of the Gossypium hirsutum isolate 1008001.06 chromosome D11, Gossypium_hirsutum_v2.1, whole genome shotgun sequence genome and encodes:
- the LOC107941394 gene encoding kinesin-like protein KIN-1 is translated as MSNVTVCVRFRPLSSKEKKDLGDNICIQSMDSETVIIKDEKEEGFAFSFDKVFYEESKQADVYEFLVLPIVRDTVNSINGTIITYGQTGAGKTYSMEGPNILESDEKKKGILPRVVDGLFACIKTSADSTKYTVKLSMVEIYMEKVRDLFDLSKDNIQIKESKTQGIVLSGATEISLSDTAEALQSLSSGIANRAIGETQMNMASSRSHCVYMFTLNQESISEKRVKSGKLILVDLAGSEKVEKTGAEGRVLEEAKTINKSLSALGNVINALTCGSPAKANHIPYRDSKLTRMLQDALGGNSRTALLCCCSPSPSNASESLSTLRFGARAKHIKTSPLVKVSEEKCSKKNGDASGTRDESFEKILEKMSERLNDEDIKLLEELFIQAGLFVDPDSEEDLESAIQDVVQQTISSLMKAVEELRSTVEMLQRENNAMKGRLAVAERCDALPGENADFLHKIFGFLSSFIPEM